One window from the genome of Gambusia affinis linkage group LG14, SWU_Gaff_1.0, whole genome shotgun sequence encodes:
- the slc30a8 gene encoding zinc transporter 2 isoform X2: protein MQKRATNFQTGVPNHEELQKDGTFKHCHDNSFAQQDRETEKKVARRRLYVVSIVCLLFMIGEIAGGYLAGSLAVMTDAAHLLTDLASFVISLFSLWLSSRPATQRLSYGWHRAEILGALLSVFTIWIVTGVLVYLAVERIVHDDYEIEGHVMLITSACAVVANIIMALTLHQSGHGHSHGGLASHGHSHSPKRGKENTQTPNNIYSNECIDMEENHASNGKRAQQANASVRAAFVHVMGDLLQSVSVLVSAIIIFFKPEYKIADPICTFLFSILVLCTTFTIMRDILLILMEGTPSGVRYSEVQDRLLTVNGVKAVHNLHIWALTMNQAVLSAHIAIDDSVDAQTVLREMTQACFSSYNFHSITIQMERQADLKPGCMLCENPKN, encoded by the exons ATGCAGAAAAGAGCAACCAACTTTCAAACGGG TGTGCCAAACCATGAAGAACTGCAGAAGGATGGGACTTTCAAGCATTGCCATGACAACAGCTTCGCTCAGCAGGACAGAGAGACGGAGAAAAAAGTTGCCAGGAGGAGGTTGTACGTAGTTTCCATCGTCTGTCTGCTCTTCATGATAGGCGAGATTGCTG GAGGATATTTGGCAGGAAGCCTTGCAGTGATGACAGATGCTGCTCACCTTCTGACTGACCTAGCCAGCTTTGTCATTAGCTTGTTTTCCCTCTGGCTTTCCTCTAGACCTGCCACACAAAGGCTCAGCTACGGCTGGCATCGTGCAG AAATCTTGGGTGCTCTGCTGTCAGTTTTCACCATCTGGATCGTCACAGGAGTGCTGGTTTATCTTGCTGTGGAGCGCATCGTCCATGATGACTACGAGATCGAGGGCCATGTGATGCTCATTACCTCAGCCTGTGCAGTGGTGGCCAACATTAT AATGGCTTTAACTCTTCACCAGTCGGGTCACGGCCACAGTCATGGCGGACTCGCCTCACACGGACACAGTCACAGTCccaagagaggaaaagaaaacactcaGACCCCAAACAACATCTATTCAAATGAGTGCATAGACATGGAGGAAAACCATGCAAGCAACG GAAAGAGGGCTCAGCAGGCGAATGCAAGTGTGCGAGCAGCTTTTGTGCATGTGATGGGAGACCTTCTCCAAAGTGTCAGCGTGCTCGTCAGTgccatcatcatcttcttcaag CCAGAATATAAAATCGCAGATCCGATCTGCACCTTCTTGTTCTCCATTCTGGTCCTATGCACCACCTTCACCATCATGAGGGACATCCTGCTTATTCTAATGGAGG gtACGCCATCGGGGGTCAGGTACAGTGAGGTGCAAGACCGTTTGCTAACCGTAAACGGAGTCAAAGCAGTTCACAACCTTCACATCTGGGCTCTCACCATGAATCAGGCAGTTCTCTCTGCACACATAGCAATAG ATGATTCGGTTGATGCCCAGACCGTCCTGAGGGAAATGACCCAGGCCTGTTTCTCCTCCTACAACTTCCACTCCATTACCATTCAAATGGAGCGGCAGGCTGACCTGAAGCCTGGATGTATGCTGTGTGAAAATCCGAAAAACTAG
- the slc30a8 gene encoding zinc transporter 2 isoform X1, whose product MFKSKNPERRHILAEQSKSYSLPGSVPNHEELQKDGTFKHCHDNSFAQQDRETEKKVARRRLYVVSIVCLLFMIGEIAGGYLAGSLAVMTDAAHLLTDLASFVISLFSLWLSSRPATQRLSYGWHRAEILGALLSVFTIWIVTGVLVYLAVERIVHDDYEIEGHVMLITSACAVVANIIMALTLHQSGHGHSHGGLASHGHSHSPKRGKENTQTPNNIYSNECIDMEENHASNGKRAQQANASVRAAFVHVMGDLLQSVSVLVSAIIIFFKPEYKIADPICTFLFSILVLCTTFTIMRDILLILMEGTPSGVRYSEVQDRLLTVNGVKAVHNLHIWALTMNQAVLSAHIAIDDSVDAQTVLREMTQACFSSYNFHSITIQMERQADLKPGCMLCENPKN is encoded by the exons ATGTTCAAAAGCAAGAATCCAGAGAGACGTCACATTTTGGCAGAACAGAGCAAATCGTACAGCCTCCCCGGAAG TGTGCCAAACCATGAAGAACTGCAGAAGGATGGGACTTTCAAGCATTGCCATGACAACAGCTTCGCTCAGCAGGACAGAGAGACGGAGAAAAAAGTTGCCAGGAGGAGGTTGTACGTAGTTTCCATCGTCTGTCTGCTCTTCATGATAGGCGAGATTGCTG GAGGATATTTGGCAGGAAGCCTTGCAGTGATGACAGATGCTGCTCACCTTCTGACTGACCTAGCCAGCTTTGTCATTAGCTTGTTTTCCCTCTGGCTTTCCTCTAGACCTGCCACACAAAGGCTCAGCTACGGCTGGCATCGTGCAG AAATCTTGGGTGCTCTGCTGTCAGTTTTCACCATCTGGATCGTCACAGGAGTGCTGGTTTATCTTGCTGTGGAGCGCATCGTCCATGATGACTACGAGATCGAGGGCCATGTGATGCTCATTACCTCAGCCTGTGCAGTGGTGGCCAACATTAT AATGGCTTTAACTCTTCACCAGTCGGGTCACGGCCACAGTCATGGCGGACTCGCCTCACACGGACACAGTCACAGTCccaagagaggaaaagaaaacactcaGACCCCAAACAACATCTATTCAAATGAGTGCATAGACATGGAGGAAAACCATGCAAGCAACG GAAAGAGGGCTCAGCAGGCGAATGCAAGTGTGCGAGCAGCTTTTGTGCATGTGATGGGAGACCTTCTCCAAAGTGTCAGCGTGCTCGTCAGTgccatcatcatcttcttcaag CCAGAATATAAAATCGCAGATCCGATCTGCACCTTCTTGTTCTCCATTCTGGTCCTATGCACCACCTTCACCATCATGAGGGACATCCTGCTTATTCTAATGGAGG gtACGCCATCGGGGGTCAGGTACAGTGAGGTGCAAGACCGTTTGCTAACCGTAAACGGAGTCAAAGCAGTTCACAACCTTCACATCTGGGCTCTCACCATGAATCAGGCAGTTCTCTCTGCACACATAGCAATAG ATGATTCGGTTGATGCCCAGACCGTCCTGAGGGAAATGACCCAGGCCTGTTTCTCCTCCTACAACTTCCACTCCATTACCATTCAAATGGAGCGGCAGGCTGACCTGAAGCCTGGATGTATGCTGTGTGAAAATCCGAAAAACTAG